In one window of Mobiluncus massiliensis DNA:
- a CDS encoding PfkB family carbohydrate kinase produces MPQLITFTPNPALDITYTVDALKVGSTHRIEDFVYRAGGKGINTASVLAQMGYPTLAVGFFSSPEYLADLEKRKLEWQGRFNFQPLPMPFPNRQSVAIVADGDATVFNEAGPNYGTMNPKDVTQHWERAWLQALELDWATPNAFVSINGSFAQGSPQGLLGRLITGLHDLGCWVMVDTSGNYLLEAAQAGADCLKPNVAELREATGITELPAAARSLLSLGARSLLISAGRDGLAYVEHPAAPAHTASLQVEWAAPGMTLEGNPTGAGDAAVAGFLSGMSENLPTHEALGRAVSWSAAAVPAAVAGVVETDMVATIAAKMTFQTEEWSV; encoded by the coding sequence ATGCCTCAGCTCATTACTTTCACTCCCAACCCCGCTCTGGACATCACTTACACAGTGGACGCCCTGAAGGTTGGCTCGACACATCGCATCGAGGACTTCGTATACCGTGCCGGAGGTAAGGGGATTAATACAGCTTCAGTCCTGGCGCAAATGGGTTATCCCACCCTTGCAGTAGGATTTTTTTCCAGCCCGGAATATCTTGCCGACCTGGAAAAACGAAAACTAGAGTGGCAGGGTCGGTTTAATTTTCAACCCTTGCCCATGCCATTCCCAAACCGCCAATCCGTAGCCATCGTGGCTGACGGAGACGCCACGGTATTCAATGAGGCAGGCCCGAACTATGGCACTATGAACCCCAAAGACGTTACTCAGCATTGGGAACGGGCGTGGCTGCAGGCACTCGAGCTGGACTGGGCGACCCCGAATGCTTTCGTCAGCATTAACGGGTCTTTTGCCCAGGGCAGTCCCCAGGGGTTGCTAGGACGTCTCATCACCGGTTTGCATGACTTAGGCTGCTGGGTGATGGTGGATACTTCCGGAAACTACCTGTTAGAGGCCGCTCAGGCAGGCGCGGATTGCCTGAAACCGAATGTGGCGGAACTGCGTGAGGCCACCGGCATTACTGAGTTGCCCGCGGCGGCGCGCTCTTTGCTATCACTGGGAGCTCGCTCCTTGCTGATTTCCGCTGGACGTGACGGGCTGGCCTACGTAGAGCATCCCGCTGCGCCTGCGCACACCGCCTCGCTACAGGTCGAGTGGGCCGCCCCCGGGATGACTTTGGAGGGCAATCCAACCGGAGCGGGAGATGCGGCGGTAGCTGGATTTCTGTCCGGCATGTCCGAAAACTTGCCGACACACGAGGCTCTCGGGCGCGCGGTGTCTTGGTCGGCTGCCGCGGTTCCGGCTGCAGTCGCTGGCGTGGTGGAAACAGATATGGTGGCAACAATTGCCGCTAAAATGACCTTTCAAACTGAAGAATGGAGTGTATAA
- a CDS encoding ROK family protein, with product MSPDELPTPITGSAPVYALAFDVGGTDTKVAFVSNSGSLVTLPTLTTSTGGAVGLIDQIAGQHSQIQQALHRGEIRRPDGKAVTAEQVCSVVGVGVPGVMVEDTGMTITSANLGWGSFPMRDRLSEALGAPIALGHDVRSGALGEALFTGRQECFFVAIGTGISAGIVLNGRVLNRSGSSGEIGQILLPNPDLNYLEKAAAPVSTQATRLPLERIASAEYTARRYALLKGISPQTAHPTSKDVFLREREGDECAHHVIETATQALGAVLAASLATLGNLDVIVGGGQSKEGPAYLERLRQATLSHLVNLPEPHFSLSNFGSQAQLLGIAAQAFAKAQVPIIPATRPS from the coding sequence ATGTCACCCGATGAGCTTCCGACACCAATAACCGGTTCTGCACCGGTGTACGCGCTGGCCTTTGACGTGGGGGGAACGGACACGAAAGTTGCTTTCGTGTCTAACAGCGGTTCACTGGTGACGCTGCCGACCCTAACGACCTCTACCGGCGGCGCTGTCGGTCTGATTGACCAAATTGCTGGTCAGCATAGTCAGATTCAACAGGCTTTGCACCGCGGTGAAATACGTCGCCCTGACGGCAAAGCTGTGACCGCTGAGCAGGTTTGCAGTGTTGTCGGGGTGGGTGTTCCCGGAGTAATGGTGGAAGACACCGGCATGACCATCACTTCAGCCAACCTTGGCTGGGGGAGTTTTCCCATGCGCGACCGATTAAGTGAAGCCTTGGGCGCTCCGATTGCGTTGGGACATGACGTTCGTTCCGGCGCCTTGGGCGAGGCCTTGTTTACCGGACGTCAGGAGTGTTTTTTTGTCGCTATCGGGACCGGCATTTCGGCGGGGATTGTCCTCAACGGGCGAGTACTGAACCGGAGCGGGAGCTCCGGCGAGATTGGCCAGATTCTACTTCCCAATCCCGATTTGAATTACCTGGAAAAGGCCGCCGCACCAGTTTCCACTCAGGCAACTCGCCTCCCCCTGGAACGGATTGCTTCTGCCGAATATACCGCCCGACGCTACGCCCTTTTGAAAGGTATTTCCCCACAAACTGCCCACCCCACATCCAAGGATGTGTTCCTGAGGGAACGGGAAGGAGACGAATGTGCTCATCACGTAATCGAAACCGCCACGCAGGCATTGGGGGCAGTCTTGGCTGCCAGCCTGGCGACTTTGGGAAATCTTGATGTCATCGTAGGCGGAGGACAATCTAAGGAAGGACCCGCCTACCTTGAACGACTCCGCCAGGCGACGTTATCGCACCTCGTGAACCTGCCTGAACCGCACTTCTCGCTGTCCAACTTTGGGTCGCAGGCACAACTGTTAGGTATCGCGGCGCAAGCCTTTGCCAAAGCCCAAGTTCCGATTATCCCCGCGACCCGCCCGTCATAA
- a CDS encoding sugar isomerase — translation MSITAKEIASQPQTWKQAIDMLASLDPKFFPEKGKSVAMIGCGTSWFMAQAYCRAREVAGHGVSDAFTATEFPLTRHYDMVITLSRSGTTTEIIDILKALHGKVPTRLITAVGNGPATPFTDMELVLDFADETSVVQTRFATTALALLRASLGEDLTKAIADCAAAVNAEIPAAFVTADQFTFLGTGWTYGLANEAALKMREASQSWTESYPAMEYRHGPISIAEPNRITWIFGSVPEGMEAQIAATGATLVHHDYDPMASLVLLQRVAVARAEHRGLNPDTPRHLTRSVILS, via the coding sequence ATGAGTATCACCGCTAAGGAAATTGCTAGCCAGCCCCAAACCTGGAAACAGGCCATTGACATGCTCGCTTCCCTGGACCCCAAGTTTTTCCCTGAAAAGGGCAAAAGTGTTGCCATGATTGGCTGTGGCACCTCCTGGTTCATGGCGCAGGCATACTGCCGAGCGCGGGAAGTCGCCGGACACGGAGTCTCCGATGCTTTCACCGCCACCGAATTCCCTCTGACACGCCACTATGACATGGTCATTACCCTGTCTCGTTCGGGCACCACCACGGAGATTATCGATATTCTCAAAGCCTTGCACGGCAAGGTTCCCACCCGCTTAATTACCGCCGTCGGCAATGGTCCTGCCACACCCTTTACCGACATGGAACTAGTTTTAGACTTCGCGGATGAAACGTCGGTAGTGCAAACGCGTTTCGCCACCACGGCTCTGGCTTTGCTGCGCGCCAGCCTCGGAGAGGACTTGACGAAAGCTATTGCGGATTGCGCCGCGGCAGTGAATGCGGAAATTCCCGCAGCTTTCGTAACTGCCGACCAATTCACTTTCCTCGGCACCGGCTGGACTTACGGACTCGCCAACGAAGCCGCCCTAAAGATGCGCGAAGCCTCACAATCTTGGACCGAGTCCTATCCCGCGATGGAATACCGCCACGGGCCGATTTCCATTGCTGAACCGAACCGCATTACCTGGATTTTTGGCTCCGTCCCCGAAGGGATGGAGGCGCAAATCGCAGCTACCGGTGCCACTTTGGTCCACCACGACTACGATCCGATGGCCTCTCTGGTGCTGCTGCAACGCGTCGCTGTGGCGCGCGCGGAACACCGGGGTCTGAATCCAGACACCCCGCGTCACCTGACCCGTTCAGTGATTCTGTCCTAA
- a CDS encoding DeoR/GlpR family DNA-binding transcription regulator — MAHQSLRLTKILDFVLENGSIQVEDIETLLGVSPATARRDLDRLASQQMVTRVRGGAVANPLSGDLPLRYRPVNSGRAKQHLAKAAAKLVKPGDVIGLNGGTTTTEVSRELALRVSKDPGFQRHGITVVTNAINIANELALRPQIKVIVVGGTMRPCSYEIVGNMSGLVLQNLAMTRVFLGVVGIDLKRGLFNDDLLEAETNAVFLRSAQRVTVVADSSKFSALGTARICDFEPIDEILTDSVDSQTLEVLESQGITVLTV; from the coding sequence ATGGCCCATCAATCATTACGGCTGACCAAAATCCTTGACTTCGTGCTGGAAAACGGCTCGATTCAGGTAGAGGACATCGAAACTCTCCTGGGTGTATCCCCAGCCACTGCGCGTCGCGATCTGGACAGATTGGCATCCCAACAGATGGTGACCCGGGTTCGCGGGGGAGCGGTGGCAAACCCCCTATCCGGGGATCTGCCCTTGCGGTATCGCCCGGTGAATAGTGGGCGAGCCAAGCAACATCTGGCGAAAGCTGCCGCCAAATTGGTGAAACCGGGGGATGTCATCGGCTTGAACGGGGGAACCACCACCACGGAAGTTTCGCGCGAATTGGCGCTGCGCGTTTCGAAAGATCCCGGGTTTCAACGTCACGGGATAACGGTCGTGACGAACGCCATCAACATCGCCAACGAACTGGCTTTGCGTCCCCAGATTAAAGTCATCGTCGTGGGGGGAACCATGCGTCCTTGCTCGTATGAAATCGTTGGAAACATGTCTGGATTAGTGCTGCAAAACTTGGCGATGACCCGAGTGTTTTTAGGGGTGGTGGGAATCGACCTGAAACGTGGTTTGTTCAATGATGACTTGCTGGAAGCGGAGACCAACGCCGTTTTTCTCCGTTCCGCCCAACGAGTCACCGTGGTGGCGGATAGCTCAAAATTCTCCGCGTTGGGGACCGCCCGGATTTGTGACTTTGAACCGATTGACGAAATCCTCACGGACAGTGTCGATTCGCAAACTTTAGAAGTCTTGGAAAGCCAAGGTATCACGGTTTTGACTGTCTAG
- a CDS encoding extracellular solute-binding protein, whose product MKGIVKISAVAAIAALALAGCAGSDSGSGSAAADPANLETTIKILAPSYASSTKTDWENIIAEYNKTYPKVKVELQIEGWDDFSSKVQARVQAKDLPDILNDNNFASAADGELLYPITEVMSEDVLNTIEPALLKNGVGADGTQWVVPDVASSRMMAYNTGIFEKAGITTVPATWDELEQACDKIKAASPDVYPYGMPLGREEAQVESSLWLWGAGGDWSEGDTLKAKSDKAVEAFTEMKKLIDKGCTQPNAGTSNRQDVADLFNNGKVAMMMAHSGLLSVTEEDYPDIKYDIAPIPSKDGKGVAIGVTDFILAFDNGDDARKQATKGFLDLFYSDAMYKNWYAPSGLLPVTESIIEQGKSEAGPIDKKFYEALSTVRFLPVGNPQWDTLQGALQSTAGKLTAQEPAAVLDAIQSQVDAES is encoded by the coding sequence GTGAAAGGCATCGTAAAAATTAGCGCAGTAGCAGCAATCGCGGCGCTCGCTTTAGCAGGATGTGCAGGTTCTGACTCCGGCTCAGGCAGTGCTGCAGCGGATCCGGCTAACTTGGAAACCACTATTAAAATTCTGGCTCCTTCGTACGCCTCCTCGACCAAGACGGACTGGGAGAACATTATTGCTGAGTACAACAAGACCTATCCGAAGGTCAAGGTTGAGCTGCAAATTGAAGGTTGGGACGATTTCTCCTCCAAAGTACAGGCTCGTGTACAAGCCAAGGACTTACCCGACATTTTGAACGACAATAACTTTGCGTCCGCAGCCGACGGCGAACTGCTCTACCCCATTACAGAAGTCATGAGCGAGGACGTGTTGAATACGATTGAACCCGCCCTTCTGAAGAACGGGGTAGGGGCGGACGGAACTCAATGGGTCGTCCCCGATGTGGCCTCCTCCCGCATGATGGCCTACAACACCGGCATCTTTGAAAAAGCCGGCATCACGACGGTTCCCGCTACATGGGACGAACTGGAGCAAGCCTGCGACAAGATTAAAGCTGCTTCCCCGGACGTGTACCCCTACGGTATGCCTCTAGGTCGAGAGGAAGCCCAGGTTGAGTCCTCACTGTGGCTGTGGGGTGCCGGTGGTGACTGGTCCGAGGGCGATACATTGAAAGCCAAGAGCGATAAAGCCGTGGAGGCTTTCACCGAGATGAAGAAGCTCATCGATAAAGGCTGCACCCAACCCAACGCCGGCACGTCCAACCGTCAAGATGTCGCCGACCTGTTCAACAACGGCAAGGTGGCCATGATGATGGCCCACTCCGGCCTATTGAGCGTAACGGAGGAGGACTACCCCGACATTAAGTACGATATCGCCCCGATTCCCTCCAAGGATGGCAAGGGTGTGGCAATCGGGGTGACGGACTTCATCCTCGCTTTTGACAACGGTGATGACGCCCGCAAGCAGGCTACCAAGGGATTCCTTGACTTGTTCTACTCGGACGCGATGTACAAGAACTGGTATGCCCCCTCCGGGTTGCTTCCGGTGACGGAGAGCATCATTGAGCAAGGCAAGTCCGAAGCCGGTCCTATCGACAAGAAATTCTATGAAGCGCTGAGCACCGTGAGGTTCCTGCCAGTGGGCAACCCGCAGTGGGATACGCTGCAAGGAGCCCTGCAGTCTACTGCCGGGAAACTGACCGCTCAAGAACCAGCCGCTGTGCTGGATGCGATTCAATCTCAGGTCGATGCCGAGTCCTGA
- a CDS encoding sugar ABC transporter permease — MKSAPSVEQNVKTQLRTQTEPKAKKSRWMETVAAIPWLAPTLLLIIGVVIYPTILLIYYSFIKFNKYGVNKGFTGWDNYVGKAGALTYPSVHIGQVLLNTTLWVVVVVTVTVLVSLGLAQFLNKDFPGRKLVRLFVILPWACSVVMTTTAFNYGLDSEYGLFNRFFVDTGILQKAYAFTENPTAAFWVAVFVAIYVSLPFTTYTILAGLQSVPKDILEASRVDGANSFQRYWLIVFPMLRPAVATAALINIINVFNSLPILQILVESPGYHSAHTTTTLIFQYKAQLGPGVSSALSVLNFMFCLVIIAIYLISVKPTKEVE, encoded by the coding sequence ATGAAAAGTGCGCCCAGTGTGGAACAGAACGTCAAGACCCAGTTGCGCACCCAAACTGAGCCAAAAGCGAAAAAGAGCCGGTGGATGGAAACTGTAGCCGCTATACCGTGGCTGGCGCCGACTCTCCTGCTGATTATCGGGGTTGTGATTTACCCGACTATCCTGCTCATCTACTATTCCTTCATTAAATTCAACAAGTATGGGGTAAACAAAGGGTTTACAGGTTGGGACAACTACGTCGGTAAAGCCGGGGCGCTGACCTATCCCTCTGTACACATTGGCCAGGTGCTACTCAACACCACCCTGTGGGTGGTCGTAGTCGTGACGGTGACAGTGCTAGTTTCCTTGGGGTTGGCGCAGTTCCTCAACAAGGACTTCCCCGGTCGCAAGCTGGTGCGACTCTTTGTGATTCTCCCGTGGGCGTGTTCTGTGGTGATGACGACCACCGCCTTTAACTACGGCCTTGACTCGGAATATGGTCTGTTCAACCGGTTTTTTGTAGACACGGGTATCTTGCAAAAAGCCTATGCTTTCACGGAAAATCCCACGGCGGCTTTCTGGGTCGCAGTTTTTGTGGCTATCTACGTGTCGTTACCCTTTACGACGTACACCATCCTGGCGGGACTGCAGTCTGTCCCGAAAGACATTCTGGAGGCTTCTCGAGTAGACGGCGCCAACTCCTTCCAGCGCTATTGGCTGATAGTGTTCCCCATGCTGCGCCCCGCTGTCGCCACCGCTGCTTTGATAAACATCATCAACGTATTTAACTCCCTGCCTATTTTGCAGATCTTGGTGGAATCTCCTGGCTATCACTCCGCCCACACCACCACAACCTTGATTTTCCAGTACAAGGCACAGCTCGGTCCGGGCGTCTCGAGTGCGCTGTCGGTCTTGAACTTCATGTTCTGCCTGGTGATTATTGCCATCTATCTCATATCTGTGAAGCCGACGAAGGAGGTGGAGTAA
- a CDS encoding carbohydrate ABC transporter permease codes for MSTPLTKHSEPAKASSEATSATRRKRSPAGIVMTLVGALLIVLFFLFPYALMFVTSVKTRGDVRKIPPDYLPSKLELSNYLTVWSFPAVNVGKSLLATAVIAIGATLLVLLVATPAAYYVARFRFPGRMPFLFLVLCTQMLQPTVLAVGLYQEFSSWQGQVVWVALILINGAFNLSFAIWIMQAFFSSVPKEVDEAALMDGLGRLQTMFKISLPLVWPGIVTAVVFVFINTWNEYAAAFVLVQKPELQPLTVAMPRFLGLYVREWQYMFTTSVIAIVPVIIMFALIEKRLIGGLTSGSIK; via the coding sequence ATGAGTACCCCTCTGACCAAACATTCTGAACCGGCCAAGGCATCTTCTGAAGCTACTTCAGCGACCCGCCGCAAACGCAGTCCCGCAGGCATAGTCATGACGCTTGTCGGGGCGCTGCTGATTGTGTTGTTCTTCCTATTTCCCTACGCGTTAATGTTTGTGACTTCAGTTAAGACTCGCGGCGACGTGCGGAAAATCCCACCGGACTACCTGCCTTCCAAACTGGAACTGAGCAACTACCTAACGGTGTGGTCCTTCCCTGCGGTAAACGTAGGCAAATCACTTTTGGCCACGGCCGTCATCGCCATCGGGGCGACACTCCTGGTGCTATTGGTGGCGACCCCCGCGGCCTACTATGTGGCTCGGTTCCGTTTCCCCGGGCGGATGCCCTTCCTGTTCCTGGTACTGTGCACCCAGATGCTCCAGCCTACCGTGTTGGCGGTCGGCCTCTACCAGGAGTTCTCCAGCTGGCAAGGACAAGTCGTGTGGGTGGCGCTAATCCTAATCAACGGGGCTTTTAACCTGTCTTTCGCAATCTGGATTATGCAGGCGTTTTTCTCTTCAGTACCCAAGGAAGTGGATGAAGCCGCTTTGATGGATGGTTTGGGACGTCTCCAAACCATGTTTAAAATCTCGTTGCCTCTGGTGTGGCCTGGTATCGTTACCGCGGTCGTGTTCGTGTTCATTAATACCTGGAACGAGTACGCGGCGGCTTTCGTGTTGGTGCAAAAGCCCGAGCTGCAACCCTTGACGGTGGCAATGCCGCGTTTCTTGGGGCTTTACGTGCGTGAATGGCAATACATGTTTACCACATCCGTAATCGCGATTGTGCCGGTCATTATCATGTTTGCCCTCATCGAGAAGCGTCTGATTGGTGGTCTTACTTCCGGCAGCATTAAGTAG
- a CDS encoding DNA-directed RNA polymerase subunit beta — translation MATKSKESSTHPFRVSFAQIDEPMAPPNLLALQTESFDWFLGNEAWQERVKKADETGDKHVPRTSGLQEILNEMSPIEDNGGTMSLSFKDYTLESPHYTIDECKDKDLTYNAPMYVTAEFITYETGEIKTQTVFLGEFPLMTPRGTFIVNGTERVVVSQLVRSPGVYFEKTADKTSDRDIYLGKVIPSRGAWLEFEIDKKDTVGVRIDRKRKQSATIFLKALGMSVGEIREAFQDFPLMLETLEKDGAIETQDQALEDIYRKIRPGEPPSVEAGRNLLHNFYTNPKRYDLAEVGRYKINKKLGVEREMGERTLDLTDIVAAFRYLLALRAGDDTVKVKDAAGKETELHIKTDDIDHFGNRRVRPVGELIQMQVRTGMSRMERTVKERMSTQDVEAITPNSLINIRPVVAAIKEFFGTSQLSQFMDQNNPLAGLTHKRRLSALGPGGLSRDRAGMEVRDVHPSHYGRMCPVETPEGPNIGLIGSLATFARINPYGFVETPYRVVKKGVVTNEIHYITADDEEGKNIAQASAQLTKDGHFVESAVLCRSTGGDPVLVSPEEVDLMDVSARQMVSVATAMIPFLEHDDANRALMGANMQRQAVPLLKTEAPLVGTGIEKRAAIDAGDVVIAKKGGVVTEVSADLVRVQEDDDETRVYALEKFKRSNQGNCYNQQVIVDEGDRVEAGDVLADGPATDGGEMALGKNLLVAYMSWEGLNYEDAIILSQRVVSEDLLTSIHIEEHEIDARDTKLGEEEITRDIPNVSEAARKDLDERGIIRVGAEVSAGDILVGKVTPKGETELTSEERLLRAILGEKAREARDTSLRVPHGESGIVIGVKEFVAGDCEDAALGPGVKHMVRVFIAQRRKMTVGDKMAGRHGNKGCVSKILPVEDMPFLEDGTPVDIILNPMGVPGRMNLGQVLEFHLGWLAHEGWDISEARKAGEQWAQDVPLEVCEPGQHVATPVFDGAEADEITGLLRNTRVRDDFDRPLIDEMGKAKLFDGRSGEPFPYPIAIGYKYMLKLHHLVDDKIHARSTGPYSMITQQPLGGKAQFGGQRFGEMEVWAMEAYGAAYALQELLTVKSDDVQGRVRVYESIVRGEDLPQPGIPESFRVLMQEMRSLCLNVEALDAAGNAIDLRDDDDEAGRGPNSLGFDLGKRPNAPGLLTTDEFINA, via the coding sequence TTGGCTACGAAATCCAAAGAATCCTCCACTCACCCTTTCCGGGTGTCTTTTGCCCAAATCGATGAGCCGATGGCGCCGCCGAATCTGTTGGCGCTCCAGACCGAATCTTTTGACTGGTTCCTGGGGAATGAAGCCTGGCAGGAGCGCGTTAAGAAAGCCGATGAAACCGGCGATAAGCATGTTCCCCGCACTTCAGGCCTGCAGGAAATCCTGAACGAAATGAGCCCGATTGAGGACAACGGCGGCACCATGAGCTTGTCCTTTAAGGACTACACCTTGGAAAGCCCGCACTACACCATTGACGAGTGCAAGGACAAGGACCTGACCTACAACGCGCCGATGTACGTGACGGCCGAATTTATTACTTACGAAACCGGCGAAATTAAGACCCAAACCGTGTTCCTGGGCGAATTTCCGCTGATGACCCCGCGCGGGACTTTCATCGTCAACGGTACCGAGCGGGTGGTCGTGTCCCAGCTGGTGCGTTCCCCCGGCGTGTACTTTGAAAAGACCGCGGACAAGACCTCGGACCGGGACATTTACCTGGGCAAGGTCATCCCCTCCCGCGGCGCTTGGCTCGAGTTTGAGATTGATAAGAAAGACACGGTCGGGGTGCGTATCGACCGCAAGCGCAAACAGTCCGCCACCATTTTCCTCAAGGCGCTGGGTATGAGCGTAGGCGAGATTCGCGAGGCTTTCCAAGACTTCCCGTTGATGCTGGAAACCCTGGAAAAAGACGGCGCGATTGAAACCCAGGATCAGGCCCTGGAGGACATCTACCGCAAGATTCGTCCCGGCGAGCCGCCCAGCGTGGAGGCCGGACGTAACCTGCTGCATAACTTTTACACCAATCCCAAGCGTTACGACCTAGCCGAGGTGGGACGCTACAAAATCAACAAGAAGCTCGGTGTTGAGCGGGAAATGGGCGAGCGCACCCTGGACCTGACCGACATTGTCGCCGCCTTCCGTTACCTGTTGGCGCTGCGTGCCGGAGACGACACGGTCAAGGTCAAGGACGCGGCCGGCAAAGAAACCGAACTGCACATCAAGACCGACGACATCGACCACTTCGGCAACCGCCGGGTGCGTCCGGTCGGCGAGCTCATTCAGATGCAGGTGCGCACGGGTATGTCCCGTATGGAGCGCACGGTGAAGGAACGCATGTCCACTCAGGACGTCGAAGCCATCACCCCGAACTCGCTCATTAACATTCGTCCCGTCGTGGCGGCCATCAAAGAGTTCTTTGGGACATCTCAGCTGTCGCAGTTCATGGACCAAAACAACCCGTTGGCGGGTCTGACGCACAAGCGCCGTCTGTCCGCTTTGGGTCCGGGCGGCCTGTCCCGTGACCGGGCGGGGATGGAAGTTCGTGACGTGCACCCCTCGCACTACGGGCGCATGTGCCCGGTGGAAACTCCCGAAGGCCCGAACATTGGTTTGATTGGTTCGCTGGCGACTTTCGCCCGGATTAACCCTTACGGTTTTGTGGAAACCCCCTATCGCGTGGTCAAGAAAGGCGTCGTTACCAACGAAATCCACTACATCACCGCTGACGATGAAGAAGGCAAGAACATCGCCCAGGCTTCTGCGCAGCTCACGAAAGACGGGCACTTCGTAGAATCCGCGGTGCTGTGCCGCTCTACCGGCGGCGACCCGGTGTTGGTCAGCCCCGAAGAAGTCGACTTGATGGACGTTTCGGCTCGTCAGATGGTGTCGGTCGCGACCGCGATGATCCCGTTCCTGGAACACGACGACGCGAACCGCGCCCTGATGGGGGCGAACATGCAGCGTCAGGCAGTGCCGCTGCTGAAAACCGAGGCTCCTCTGGTGGGCACCGGCATTGAGAAACGCGCCGCGATTGACGCGGGCGACGTGGTCATAGCCAAGAAGGGCGGCGTCGTCACCGAGGTCAGTGCCGATTTGGTGCGCGTCCAGGAAGACGACGATGAAACCCGCGTTTACGCGCTGGAAAAGTTCAAGCGTTCCAACCAGGGCAACTGCTATAACCAGCAGGTTATTGTCGACGAGGGCGACCGGGTCGAAGCCGGTGACGTTCTGGCTGACGGTCCTGCTACTGACGGCGGGGAAATGGCTTTGGGCAAGAACTTGCTGGTGGCCTACATGTCCTGGGAAGGGTTGAACTACGAGGACGCCATTATTTTGAGCCAGCGGGTCGTTTCCGAAGATTTGCTGACTTCGATTCACATCGAGGAACACGAAATCGACGCGCGCGACACGAAACTCGGTGAGGAAGAAATCACGCGAGACATTCCCAACGTTTCCGAAGCGGCCCGCAAGGACCTGGACGAACGCGGCATTATCCGTGTCGGCGCTGAAGTCAGCGCGGGCGACATCCTGGTCGGTAAGGTGACCCCGAAGGGCGAAACCGAACTGACCAGTGAGGAACGCCTGCTGCGGGCCATCTTGGGTGAAAAGGCGCGAGAGGCTCGCGACACTTCGTTGCGGGTGCCCCACGGGGAATCCGGTATCGTTATCGGGGTCAAGGAATTTGTGGCCGGCGACTGCGAAGACGCCGCGCTCGGACCTGGCGTGAAACACATGGTTCGCGTCTTTATCGCCCAGCGCCGCAAGATGACGGTCGGAGATAAGATGGCTGGCCGTCACGGCAACAAGGGCTGTGTCTCCAAGATTCTCCCGGTTGAGGATATGCCGTTCCTCGAGGACGGCACCCCGGTGGATATCATCCTGAACCCGATGGGTGTGCCCGGTCGTATGAACCTGGGTCAGGTACTCGAATTCCACTTGGGCTGGCTGGCTCACGAGGGCTGGGATATTAGTGAAGCCCGCAAGGCCGGTGAACAGTGGGCTCAGGATGTTCCGTTGGAGGTTTGCGAACCTGGACAGCACGTGGCGACCCCCGTGTTCGATGGTGCGGAGGCTGACGAGATTACCGGCCTGCTGCGCAACACTCGGGTTCGCGACGACTTCGACCGTCCGCTCATCGACGAAATGGGCAAAGCCAAGCTGTTTGACGGCCGTTCCGGGGAACCTTTCCCGTACCCGATTGCTATCGGCTACAAGTACATGCTGAAACTGCACCACTTGGTCGATGACAAGATTCACGCCCGTTCTACCGGCCCGTACTCCATGATTACCCAGCAGCCTCTGGGCGGTAAGGCCCAGTTCGGCGGCCAGCGTTTCGGTGAGATGGAGGTGTGGGCTATGGAGGCTTACGGCGCCGCCTATGCCCTCCAGGAACTGTTGACGGTGAAATCCGACGACGTGCAAGGACGTGTGCGGGTCTACGAATCTATCGTGCGCGGCGAGGACCTGCCCCAGCCGGGCATTCCGGAATCTTTCCGCGTGTTGATGCAGGAAATGCGTTCGCTGTGCTTGAACGTAGAAGCGCTGGACGCTGCCGGCAACGCTATCGACTTGCGTGACGATGACGACGAGGCCGGCCGCGGCCCCAACAGCCTCGGCTTCGACCTGGGCAAACGGCCCAACGCCCCCGGCCTTTTGACGACCGACGAATTCATCAACGCCTAA